Proteins encoded in a region of the Podarcis muralis chromosome 2, rPodMur119.hap1.1, whole genome shotgun sequence genome:
- the NFKBIL1 gene encoding NF-kappa-B inhibitor-like protein 1 isoform X1 has product MPTASSPFHHMPAPMASRYQRRLWRYVESSRRRKLRRLLQHHGEALDLGEAAGRKLRTPLHRCCARQDHKTAILLLKHGADPSVPDRRGDTALHVAARQVARKGGTVYEDLFSPLRNRCPSAMSIRNRDGKTPGELLREEEEKWCSQEASEEDKAEGDAEREWRSKLLGEWEDEYQEMGWQYEEDFYTAGPDTETYEDWADRIAREYRQRRSRDNECLRQRPKVEAQKPLPRLGSLREEEHLLYEKRARAKERELREAKKLRYEEGCSQVFSADGSRLLRYVDIPWPCPAGTPEEMAAVALHGMEPSDKAAYRRFLRRQQALWHPDKFAQRCGARLAEQDRRRILDTVTALSQAFNRLAEACK; this is encoded by the exons ATGCCAACAG CGTCAAGCCCTTTCCACCACATGCCCGCTCCCATGGCGTCAAGGTACCAGCGTCGCCTGTGGCGCTACGTCGAGTCCAGCCGCCGCCGCAAGCTGCGCAGGCTCCTGCAGCACCACGGGGAAGCCTTGGACCTGGGCGAGGCGGCCGGGCGCAAGCTCCGAACGCCCCTTCACCGGTGCTGCGCCCGACAGGACCACAAAACCGCCATCCTCTTGCTGAAGCATGGAGCAGACCCCTCCGTTCCGGACCGGCGTGGGGACACAGCTCTGCATGTGGCTGCCCGACAGGTGGCCCGTAAGGGAGGCACAG tcTACGAAGACCTGTTTTCGCCCTTGCGAAACCGTTGCCCCTCTGCAATGAGCATCAGGAACAGAGATGGGAAGACGCCAGGAGAACTcctgagggaagaggaagagaaatgg TGCTCTCAGGAGGCGTCTGAGGAAGACAAGGCAGAGGGGGACGCAGAGAGGGAGTGGCGCAGCAAACTCCTCGGCGAATGGGAGGACGAGTATCAGGAGATGGGCTGGCAATACGAAG AGGATTTCTACACTGCTGGCCCAGACACGGAAACCTACGAGGACTGGGCCGACCGCATCGCTCGCGAATACAGGCAGAGGCGCAGCCGGGACAACGAATGCCTTCGCCAGAGGCCTAAAGTGGAAGCGCAGAAGCCTCTGCCTAGGTTGGGGAGCCTCCGTGAGGAAGAACACCTTCTCTACGAAAAGAGGGCCCGAGCCAAGGAAAGGGAACTGAGGGAAGCCAAGAAGCTGCGCTACGAGGAAGGCTGCAGCCAGGTCTTCTCCGCTGACGGTTCGCGCCTTTTGAGATACGTGGACATTCCCTGGCCGTGCCCGGCTGGGACACCAGAGGAGATGGCCGCCGTGGCGCTCCACGGCATGGAGCCCTCCGACAAAGCGGCTTACCGGCGCTTCCTGCGGCGCCAGCAGGCCCTCTGGCACCCGGACAAGTTTGCCCAACGCTGCGGCGCGCGCTTGGCAGAACAGGATCGCCGCCGGATATTGGACACTGTCACGGCGCTGTCCCAAGCCTTCAACCGGCtagcagaagcttgcaaataa
- the LOC114592053 gene encoding macrophage mannose receptor 1-like, which produces MKLFMSAVLLGVAMASLLSSDREYFLIQDPQTMLGAHCYCLRQGTRLAGFRDDRDMEQAASLCPNCSFWIGLYRQGLSWVWLNGDPYKFTQWSPASRTSESCAVMNESLWYQEKCLQKHPFVCCKGPTGALPFLLQLLLNCRSIPDQKDGLTPAPKSTIAATSPPTASGAASDSWIPVTSKRFSAGSSDGYDPATTDGNELPFPTAVQDLSSTQHRPEQETRNTELATFSASDLTKEGPLKDQSPVVIQENRTWFEALSACHARGQILAGRVVLQPGLKAWLGLHRHGLWGYWVWANGSAVEEPQSWREGEPSDPLWGNCGAGTGTEEGVLWEDECCEQELYYVCE; this is translated from the exons ATGAAGCTTTTCATGTCAGCTGTCCTTCTAGGAG TCGCCATGGCATCGCTCCTGTCCTCAGACCGCGAATACTTCCTCATCCAGGACCCGCAAACCATGCTCGGAGCCCATTGCTACTGCCTTCGACAGGGCACCCGGCTGGCAGGTTTCCGGGATGACAGGGATATGGAGCaggctgcctccctctgccccaatTGCTCGTTCTGGATCGGGCTGTACCGCCAGGGCCTCTCCTGGGTCTGGCTTAATGGCGACCCCTATAAGTTTACGCAGTGGAGCCCAGCGTCCAGGACTTCGGAGAGCTGTGCGGTTATGAACGAGAGCCTGTGGTATCAAGAGAAATGCCTACAGAAGCATCCCTTTGTGTGCTGCAAAG GTCCTACAGgtgctcttccttttcttctccaaCTCCTGCTAAACTGCCGCTCCATACCTGACCAGAAGGACGGGTTGACTCCTGCCCCGAAGTCGACCATCGCTG CGACTTCCCCTCCCACAGCAAGTGGTGCAGCTTCAGATTCCTGGATACCTGTGACAAGTAAACGGTTCTCAGCCGGATCCAGCGATG GGTACGACCCTGCAACTACTGATGGAAACGAGCTCCCTTTTCCCACTGCAGTTCAGGATCTCTCCTCAACCCAACACAGGCCTGAGCAAGAGACCAGAAACACGGAGCTGGCAACTTTCTCCGCTTCCGATTTAACAAAAG AGGGACCCCTGAAGGATCAGAGCCCTGTCGTCATTCAGGAAAACCGCACCTGGTTCGAAGCTCTGTCTGCCTGCCACGCCAGAGGCCAGATACTGGCCGGGAGGGTCGTGCTCCAGCCGGGTCTGAAGGCTTGGCTGGGGCTGCACCGCCACGGGCTGTGGGGCTACTGGGTTTGGGCCAATGGGAGCGCCGTGGAGGAGCCTCAGAGCTGGCGGGAAGGGGAACCGAGCGATCCCCTATGGGGAAACTGTGGGGCAGGGACAGGCACGGAGGAAGGAGTCCTGTGGGAAGACGAGTGTTGTGAGCAGGAGTTGTACTATGTGTGTGAATAG
- the NFKBIL1 gene encoding NF-kappa-B inhibitor-like protein 1 isoform X2, whose translation MPAPMASRYQRRLWRYVESSRRRKLRRLLQHHGEALDLGEAAGRKLRTPLHRCCARQDHKTAILLLKHGADPSVPDRRGDTALHVAARQVARKGGTVYEDLFSPLRNRCPSAMSIRNRDGKTPGELLREEEEKWCSQEASEEDKAEGDAEREWRSKLLGEWEDEYQEMGWQYEEDFYTAGPDTETYEDWADRIAREYRQRRSRDNECLRQRPKVEAQKPLPRLGSLREEEHLLYEKRARAKERELREAKKLRYEEGCSQVFSADGSRLLRYVDIPWPCPAGTPEEMAAVALHGMEPSDKAAYRRFLRRQQALWHPDKFAQRCGARLAEQDRRRILDTVTALSQAFNRLAEACK comes from the exons ATGCCCGCTCCCATGGCGTCAAGGTACCAGCGTCGCCTGTGGCGCTACGTCGAGTCCAGCCGCCGCCGCAAGCTGCGCAGGCTCCTGCAGCACCACGGGGAAGCCTTGGACCTGGGCGAGGCGGCCGGGCGCAAGCTCCGAACGCCCCTTCACCGGTGCTGCGCCCGACAGGACCACAAAACCGCCATCCTCTTGCTGAAGCATGGAGCAGACCCCTCCGTTCCGGACCGGCGTGGGGACACAGCTCTGCATGTGGCTGCCCGACAGGTGGCCCGTAAGGGAGGCACAG tcTACGAAGACCTGTTTTCGCCCTTGCGAAACCGTTGCCCCTCTGCAATGAGCATCAGGAACAGAGATGGGAAGACGCCAGGAGAACTcctgagggaagaggaagagaaatgg TGCTCTCAGGAGGCGTCTGAGGAAGACAAGGCAGAGGGGGACGCAGAGAGGGAGTGGCGCAGCAAACTCCTCGGCGAATGGGAGGACGAGTATCAGGAGATGGGCTGGCAATACGAAG AGGATTTCTACACTGCTGGCCCAGACACGGAAACCTACGAGGACTGGGCCGACCGCATCGCTCGCGAATACAGGCAGAGGCGCAGCCGGGACAACGAATGCCTTCGCCAGAGGCCTAAAGTGGAAGCGCAGAAGCCTCTGCCTAGGTTGGGGAGCCTCCGTGAGGAAGAACACCTTCTCTACGAAAAGAGGGCCCGAGCCAAGGAAAGGGAACTGAGGGAAGCCAAGAAGCTGCGCTACGAGGAAGGCTGCAGCCAGGTCTTCTCCGCTGACGGTTCGCGCCTTTTGAGATACGTGGACATTCCCTGGCCGTGCCCGGCTGGGACACCAGAGGAGATGGCCGCCGTGGCGCTCCACGGCATGGAGCCCTCCGACAAAGCGGCTTACCGGCGCTTCCTGCGGCGCCAGCAGGCCCTCTGGCACCCGGACAAGTTTGCCCAACGCTGCGGCGCGCGCTTGGCAGAACAGGATCGCCGCCGGATATTGGACACTGTCACGGCGCTGTCCCAAGCCTTCAACCGGCtagcagaagcttgcaaataa